In the bacterium genome, TTCATCGACGGAACCAGCGGCTCCTCCGTCTGGCTTCTCTTTACCGGCAACGACATCATCGCAAGGCTGGAGGCGGGAGACGACAACCTCTTCGACGACCTGCCCCCGTGGTACGCGAACTGAGATAGCCAAACCTTTGAAACTGAAAATGCCCGCGAAAGCGGGCATTTTTATTGGCAGACGTGTAAAAAACCTCATCAACCTCTGGTGAAAGCCCCGAAGTGGCGGGACTGGCCGCCGATGAGGGTGAAGTGGGGGGCGAAGCGGGATTCGGTCAGGATTCTGGCGGTGTTTCCGCCGATGCGAAGCGCCTTTCCGGTCTCGAAGAGGTTCTCTTCGTCGAGGGCGAAGCGGTTCGGGAAGCCCTCCACCGTGCCCTTGTAGATTGCGGCCTGCCCGTAGTCCTCCTCCCCCTCTTCGAGGGAGCGGATGCGGAAGAGGCGGAAGGTGACGGCGCGGAAAGTCGCCCCGGAGAGCTTTTCGCAAAGAGAGGTGTCGGTGATTTCAAGGGGGAGGCTCACCACTATGCGCGGGTCGCGAAAACCCGCCGAGCGCACCAACCGGAGGAAATCTCCGAGGTAGACGGCCCCGCCGAGCTCTTCGCGCTTTAGCTCCTCGTCGCTCTCGACCTCTTTGGGTAGCCTCCGGTCGCAGTACACGTCGGAGAACTGGAACTCTCCGCCGCTCTTCAGCACCCGGAAGACCTCCCGAAGAACTTTTAGCTTGTCGCTCACGTGACCGAGCGCCCGGTTAGAGATTACCACGTCGAAATCCTCGTCGTAGAGACCGGCGTCGGCCAGGGAGTCTATGCTGCCCTGACGGAAGGCGACGTTGGGCTCAATAAATCCGAAATTCTCCATTATGGTGTTTATGGCCTTGCGGGCGACGGCGAGGGCGGCCTGCTCGGTATCGAGCCCCATGACGTACCCCTTCGGACCGGCGAGGGCGGCGCACAAAAAAACGTCGCGCCCGGTTCCGCACCCCAGATCCAGTATCCGCGAACCCCCGATAGCCTCCGGAATAGGGCTCCCGCAGCCCGAGAACCTTCCGGTCACCTCCGGGGTTATCCTTTCGAGTATCCCCGAGAGCCTCTCGCGGGAAACCTCGCAGATATCCTCCGCCACGGCGGCGGGACGAAAGGCCCTGCCGAAAGAGGTTCTGATAATGTCGATGGGTTTGTCCGTCATGGCTTCACCTTTTTCGACCGAAATAGTGTAAAACTACCTTGCGCGCCATGAGCCCGTGGCGATTTGCGCGCTCGCCGAGCGATGAACGAGCGTTTTGGCGCAAAGGGGGCGCGCCTTTTCTTCCCACCGCTTCTTTTGGGCGGTCAAAAGAAGCGGTGCCGGGCGCGGGCGGGTAGCCCGCAAGCTGTAGACAGATGGGCTAAAGCCCATCCTACCTTCTCAAAGGTGGCCAGGGGCGCGGGGCAAAGCCACGCAAACTATAGATTGGTGGGCCGAGCCCACCCTACCTTCTACGCCAACTCCCCCGTCATCGAATTAATCCACGACCTTGTAACCCTAACAAGAACTTCTCTGCCCGCAAGCGCCTCCGGCCCCTCGAAATTCACGATCCGGTTGTGCGGGGTGCGCCCGGTGAGCTGCCCCTCGCCCGCCTTTGAGCGCCCCTCAACCAGCACCTCAAAGGTTCCCCCGACGCACTCGCGGTTCTTGAGTATGGTGTGCTCCTGCTGGAGAGCTTGGAGCACGGCGAGGCGCTCTTCCTTTATCGCTTCGGGGATGGTGTCGGCCATGTCGAAGGCCTTGGTTCCCTTGCGCGGGGAGAATTTAAAGCTGAAAAGGCCGTCGAAGACCACTTTTCGCATGATATCGAGGGTCGCCTGAAAATCCTCGACGCTCTCGCCGGGGAAACCGACGATGAGGTCGGTGGTTATCGCTATGTCGGGCCTCGCAGCTCTCAGCTTTTCTATGAGCCCGAGGTAGTGGCCGGAGGTGTAGCGCCTGTTCATCGCTTTTAGCACCTCGTCGGAGCCGGACTGGAGCGGGAGATGTATGTGAGGCATCGCCTTTTTCTCCTCGGCGAAGATGGCGATGAGGTCGTCGGTGAGGTCCTTGGGGTGGCTGGTGGTGAAACGTAGCCGTTTTATCCCTTCGACCGCCGAGACGCGCCTTATAAGCTCCGCGAAGTCGGCCCCGTCTCCACCTTTGAGTCCGTAGGAGTTGACGTTCTGCCCCAGGAGCGTTATCTCGCGGACGCCGGACGCGGCGAGCCTTTCGGCCTCGGCCACTATCCCGGCGCTGGAGCGGGAAAGCTCCCTGCCCCGCACGAAGGGGACTATGCAGTAGGAGCAGTAGTTGTCGCACCCCTGCATGACGGTGATGAAAGCCTTGAGCCCCTCGCCTTTAGTGTGGACATAGAGTTTTTCCATCGAAGCCGCGTCGGCCTGCATCCCGATCCATACAGGCTTTTTCTTGCGTTCCCTCACCTTTTGCACCATCTCGGGTATCTGGTGCATGGTCTGAGTGCCGAAAACGAAATCGACGAAGGGGACACGGGTGAAGACCTTTTGCCCCTCGGACTGAGCCATGCAGCCGCCGACGCCGATGATGAGGTCCGGGCGTTCTTTTTTGAGGAGCCGCCAGCGCCCTATCTGCGAGTAGGCTTTCTGCTCCGCCTTCTCGCGGATGGCGCAGGTGTTCACCAGTATTACTCCGGCGTCGGAGGGTCCCTCGGCCCGGACGAACCCCGCGCCCTCCATCATGGAGGCTATCGCGGCGCTGTCGTGGTCGTTCATCTGACAGCCGAAGGTCTGAATATAGAAGGTCCGTCTCTCCATAGAGTTTTCTTTTACCGCGCCTATTTGAAGGAGACCACGTCGGCCCCGAAAAGGTTCTTGAGCGATTTTTTGAAGTGCATCGAGGGCGCGACGCTTAGGTTTTTGGGGAGCCTGAGCGCCACCAGGGCCTTACCGGGGAACTCCACGTCCACGAAGACGGGGCAGTCGCCCTTGAATTCGCCGGAGACGATCACCCGGTGGAGCGCCTCGATGTCAGCCTCGGAGTGCATCCCGGCGTTCATGCGTATGCGCACCTCGCGTGTCATTTCCGCCGTCGCGTCGCTTAGCGGGACTATCTTGTCGGCTATAACCTTCACCGAATCCTCGGATTTTTCCAGTTTGCCCCGGATGATTACCGGCGCGTCGGAGCGAAGGAGCGTTGCGCACGCCTCGAAGGTCTTGGGGAAGACCACCAGCTCGATGGCGCCCTCCATGTCCTCCAGGGTGGCAATCGCCATCCTGTTTCCCGTCTTGGTGACCTTTTCTTTCAGCGACGAGATAGCGCCGCCGACCGTGACCTGGCTCTGATCCGCGCCCGCCTCCGCAACCGCCGCGATGGTGCCGTCGGTGTACAGCTCCAGCAGGTCGCTCCACTCGCGAAGAGGATGGCCCGAGACGTAAAAGCCGAGCAGCTCCTTTTCGGCGCGCAGCTTGTCCGCCGCCGAGAGATCGGGGATGTCGGGCAGGTGGTCGGTCTTGTCCGGCTCCGCCCCGCTCGCAGGGGTCGTGGAAAGTATACCGAAGAAATTGGTCTGGCCGCGCGCCCTGTCGCGCTGAAGGGCGGCGGAGCGCTCCATCGCCATGTCGAGATAGGCCAGGTACTGTGAACGGAGGCCGCCGAGGGAATCGAAAGCGCCGCAGTGGATAAGGCTCTCGATAACCTTCCTGTTGGTCCGCCGAAGGTCCACCCTCTCGCAAAAATCCATCAGTCCCAGGAAGGGGCCGTCCTTGCGGCGCGCTTCGAGCACCGCCTCTATCGCTCCCTCGCCGGCGTTTTTCACCGCCGCGAGGCCGAAGCGTATCTTGTCTCCCGCCACGTCGAAGAAGAGGCCGGATTCGTTCACGTCGGGGGGAAGGACGTTTATCCCCATCTCCCTGCACTCGACCAAGTCTTTTACTATCTTGTCGGAGTGGGCGCGGTCGTTGGTGAGCAGGGAGGCCATGAACTCGACGGGATAATGGGCCTTGAGCCACGCCGTCTGGCAGGTTATCACCGCGTAGGCGGCGGAGTGCGACTTGTTGAAGCCGTAGTTGGCGAACTCCGCCATCAGGTCGAAGATTCTCTTCGCCTTCTCCTCGGGAATTTTGTTCTCCCTCGCGCCGCTGAGAAAACGCTCCTTTTGCTTCTCCATTTCCTCGGCGATCTTCTTGCCCATCGCGCGCCGCAGAAGATCGGCCTCGCCGAGGGTGTAGTTCGCGAGGACCTGGGCCACCTTCATGACCTGTTCCTGATAGAGGATGATGCCGTAGGAGTCTTTCAGTATCGGTTCGAGCTCGGGCACCTCGTAGACGGTGGGAATCTCGCCGTGCTTTCGCTTGATGAAATCCTCCACCATCCCCGAGCCGAGAGGACCGGGACGGTAGAGGGCGACGAGGGCGATTATGTCCTCGAAGACCGAAGGGCGAAGGTTGATCATCAGCTCCTTCATGCCGGAGGATTCAAGCTGGAAGACGCCGGTGGTCTGCCCCTTGCAGAGAAGCTCGAAAACCTTCTGGTCCTCCAGCGGAATCTTGTCGATGTCTATCTTGCCGCCCTCTGGGAGGCGGCGGTTGATCATGTCTACCGCGCCCTGTATGACGGTGAGGGTCTTCAGGCCGAGAAAGTCGAACTTGATCAGCCCTATCGTCTCCACCGCCTTCATGGCGAACTGGGTGACGGTTTCACCCTCTTTTCCGTTGTAGACCGGGAGGTAATCGACGAGGGGGCGGTTGGAGATGACGACTCCCGCCGCGTGGGTTGAGGCGTGGCGGTTGAGCCCTTCGAGCCGCAGGGAGTGGGTCATGAGCTCCGCGACCCTCGCGTCAGCCTCCATCATCTCCCGGATCCTCGGCTCTTCCTTCACCGCCTCTTCGAGGGTGATGCCGAGCCTGTCGGGAACGAGCTTGGCGATCTTGTCCACCTCTGCGAGCGGGATGTCTAGCGCCCTTCCCACGTCGCGTATGACCGCGCGGGCGAGCATCTTTCCGAAGGTGGTTATCTGCGCCACCTGATCTACGCCGTAGCGCTCGGTGACGTACTCGATCACCCGCTGGCGGTTCTCGAAGCAGAAGTCTACGTCTATATCAGGGAGGGATATGCGTTCGGGGTTCAGGAACCTCTCGAAGAGAAGGTCATACGGAATCGGGTCAATGTTGGTTATCCGAAGAGCCCAGGCGACGAGGCTTCCCGCCGCCGAGCCGCGCCCCGGCCCCACCGGCACGGAGTTGTTCTTCGCCCAGTTGATGAAATCCTGAACTATGAGGAAGTAGCCGGGAAATTTCATCTCCCGGATGACTTTAAGCTCTATCTCCAGCCTCTCGCGGTAGCGCTCCCCGGTGGCTTTTTGGGTCTCTTCCGAGTCGAAGCTCATCTCGGAGAGGCGCTTTTCGAGCCCTTCCCTCGCGAGCCTGTCGAGGGTGTCGTCGAGGCTCTCCTCGCGGTCCTGCTTGTACTTCGGGAAGTGCGTGGTCTTGAAATCCAGTTCGAGATTGCACCTGTCGGCGATTACCATCGTGTTCGCAATCGCCTCGGGGCAGTAGGAGAAGAGTTCCGCCATCTCCTCGGGGCTGCGCAGGTAGAAAGCGTCGGTCTCCATCCTCATCCGGTTTTCCGCGGAGAGGGTCTTCCCCGTCTGGATGCACATCAGCACTTCGTGGCTGAGCGCGTCCT is a window encoding:
- a CDS encoding methyltransferase domain-containing protein, whose product is MTDKPIDIIRTSFGRAFRPAAVAEDICEVSRERLSGILERITPEVTGRFSGCGSPIPEAIGGSRILDLGCGTGRDVFLCAALAGPKGYVMGLDTEQAALAVARKAINTIMENFGFIEPNVAFRQGSIDSLADAGLYDEDFDVVISNRALGHVSDKLKVLREVFRVLKSGGEFQFSDVYCDRRLPKEVESDEELKREELGGAVYLGDFLRLVRSAGFRDPRIVVSLPLEITDTSLCEKLSGATFRAVTFRLFRIRSLEEGEEDYGQAAIYKGTVEGFPNRFALDEENLFETGKALRIGGNTARILTESRFAPHFTLIGGQSRHFGAFTRG
- the miaB gene encoding tRNA (N6-isopentenyl adenosine(37)-C2)-methylthiotransferase MiaB, encoding MERRTFYIQTFGCQMNDHDSAAIASMMEGAGFVRAEGPSDAGVILVNTCAIREKAEQKAYSQIGRWRLLKKERPDLIIGVGGCMAQSEGQKVFTRVPFVDFVFGTQTMHQIPEMVQKVRERKKKPVWIGMQADAASMEKLYVHTKGEGLKAFITVMQGCDNYCSYCIVPFVRGRELSRSSAGIVAEAERLAASGVREITLLGQNVNSYGLKGGDGADFAELIRRVSAVEGIKRLRFTTSHPKDLTDDLIAIFAEEKKAMPHIHLPLQSGSDEVLKAMNRRYTSGHYLGLIEKLRAARPDIAITTDLIVGFPGESVEDFQATLDIMRKVVFDGLFSFKFSPRKGTKAFDMADTIPEAIKEERLAVLQALQQEHTILKNRECVGGTFEVLVEGRSKAGEGQLTGRTPHNRIVNFEGPEALAGREVLVRVTRSWINSMTGELA
- a CDS encoding DNA polymerase III subunit alpha; the protein is MSDRSHASFTHLHLHTEYSLLDGAIRLSDLFKKAKEFRFPSLAMTDHGAMFGTVDFYKDALKAGIKPIIGCEAYIAPGNMRDRSPGPDGEHYYHLILLARNEKGYRNLCRLVSAANRHGFYYKPRMDRELLAAHSEGLIALSACLQGEVPFNIRKGRMEKAKEIAKEHLKIFGEGNYYLEMMENGLPEQRKVNEALMVLSKEISVPLVATNDCHYLEQKDALSHEVLMCIQTGKTLSAENRMRMETDAFYLRSPEEMAELFSYCPEAIANTMVIADRCNLELDFKTTHFPKYKQDREESLDDTLDRLAREGLEKRLSEMSFDSEETQKATGERYRERLEIELKVIREMKFPGYFLIVQDFINWAKNNSVPVGPGRGSAAGSLVAWALRITNIDPIPYDLLFERFLNPERISLPDIDVDFCFENRQRVIEYVTERYGVDQVAQITTFGKMLARAVIRDVGRALDIPLAEVDKIAKLVPDRLGITLEEAVKEEPRIREMMEADARVAELMTHSLRLEGLNRHASTHAAGVVISNRPLVDYLPVYNGKEGETVTQFAMKAVETIGLIKFDFLGLKTLTVIQGAVDMINRRLPEGGKIDIDKIPLEDQKVFELLCKGQTTGVFQLESSGMKELMINLRPSVFEDIIALVALYRPGPLGSGMVEDFIKRKHGEIPTVYEVPELEPILKDSYGIILYQEQVMKVAQVLANYTLGEADLLRRAMGKKIAEEMEKQKERFLSGARENKIPEEKAKRIFDLMAEFANYGFNKSHSAAYAVITCQTAWLKAHYPVEFMASLLTNDRAHSDKIVKDLVECREMGINVLPPDVNESGLFFDVAGDKIRFGLAAVKNAGEGAIEAVLEARRKDGPFLGLMDFCERVDLRRTNRKVIESLIHCGAFDSLGGLRSQYLAYLDMAMERSAALQRDRARGQTNFFGILSTTPASGAEPDKTDHLPDIPDLSAADKLRAEKELLGFYVSGHPLREWSDLLELYTDGTIAAVAEAGADQSQVTVGGAISSLKEKVTKTGNRMAIATLEDMEGAIELVVFPKTFEACATLLRSDAPVIIRGKLEKSEDSVKVIADKIVPLSDATAEMTREVRIRMNAGMHSEADIEALHRVIVSGEFKGDCPVFVDVEFPGKALVALRLPKNLSVAPSMHFKKSLKNLFGADVVSFK